agcagctataggtaggagtgtctaatagagtgaacagtgagtggatggagtgtttaagaactccagcagcactgctgtgtctgatacactcGTATCAGCACAACACGcactgtaattatagaactgcaAACTGCTCCTGTGTGATCAGTGCTCCTgataaaatggataatgggtgtaaatGCTTGATCAGTGAACAAGTCAGCGATAGTTTTGAGCCACTCACTGCAGAGAACAAAGTTCATTAAATTAAGGTTTATGTTTGTAAACAAcataaataacaattaaaaagtTATAGTGTGGAGCCAGTTACATATGTGTTTATGTGACTGATGCTTACACATGTTAACAATGAGGAAGAGAAATTAATTCACTTTTGTTTCTAGCACTACTTAGTAAACTAAATTATTTCcccctatgtagtgcactactAATGAGGGAGCAGGGTTTCATTTCTGTCACAGCCATAGGCATCACCAAACATTTAGTttgattattcattatttaattaaggaaaaacaggtgagatgcagatggaattgaacacatccacTGAGAAGCTGAGAACATCTGGGAGATATCTGGAATCTGGAGTTTTGTTTGTCTTGgacttttgtttctttttactgTGTTTGTGTTGGCCGTCATCTTTTCTTATTGGATCTAGTGTTTTCATAGTATACATCTTACTGCTGTGAGaaatgatttataataatatagtgCTCAGATGCCTAAAACCCCTGTACAGTACAGTTTAAATGTATGCCACAAACAGATACTCAGGAAAGTGCAGCTGGAATCATTCAGCCTCTCATTAGTGCAAAATTATACAAAGCTTTGTGTTCACCACAAAGTAAAGCATAAAGGAAATCCAGCGGACTTCTAAAGCAATCCAACTCTTTAGGACTTAAATTCTTATAGTATAATTAGCtttttacattttgcatttaCACATGCAAACGTCAAGTAGAACAGATTCAAAATTCAAGTGTTCTGAAAATTTAGAGATTTGTTTTTGTATTCAATATAAGAGCTAAAATTTCCTAAAATAGCAGTGTGTGAAACTCTAATCCTGGAAAGCCCTCTGTAATAATGCACCAGACCCAATTCTAACACTAACAGTGTTCCAGGAGCTCCAGGACCAGATTTGGACAAACACTCCTGCTCTAAAACACTAAACTAAATATGAAATGCGTCTGTTATGCAAGTACATCCTCCACCACAATGCAGTGTGCCAGCACAGACAGCTGCTCCAAATGGACCAAGGATGACGAGATAACCTGAAACATAGGAAACAACATTGACTAGATTAAACgaaacacaatatttattttacagttgACTAATAAAGTGTGTAATAAAGTGTGGgtagatacagtgtttaaaaactccagcagcactgctgtctctgatccacttgtaccagcagaACATACAAAGTATCAATGAACTATCCTGGGTTCCAAGCTTTTATCATTTTAGTTCTTGACTACATTCAGGATGATTAGCTGCAGTGTCACaggttttaaacttttaaaacacaTTCACTCATGACAATATATGCTCTAAACAGCTACATTGCAATCATCAGTGAATTTGAATTTAAACAATGGGGGAAAAGTCTTCTCCAAAATATTAGTATTGctaaataaattctgtaaattaaatcttatagaacattttatagaacagaaataaatgttacatATTTTTGATAATTTTAATATCTGGAAGATCCTGACAAAGTTAATCATGTCATCTTCCTTGATAACACATTTTAAtcctttaaaaaagtgaaaaactgaatgaaaaaCTCTCCAGGATTTGTTAATCATCGCTGGCAAACCCGAGTGAAGTTAATGAAACAGGAACAGGCCAGACAaccaatttaatattaaatttatagaTCTTATTTTttgataatacaaaaaaaaaacaatgtttgtcAGAATTACAATCATTTGTGTATTCTCATGTGATTGAAAAAAGAGCAAACTTACatactacagttttgtttactatacACTAAACCCAACACTCACCTGTTTGAACCTCCACTTGTTGAGGGATCATATGTACCACATGTCTCAGGAATGGAGTGCTGATTTAGGACTCTTAGCCTAATGTTTACTTTTATGCACAGGTGCAATTGATGGTAGCTTAGCACTCTTATCCTGAGGTGTGTGGTACACGTATACCCTGTGAGGGTGCTATATCTGAAGATTGATGAAGGGGGCAAAGCCCACCACGTCCTGAAGCAGCACTAGTGCCCTCTGGAGGGGAGGTTCCACGTCAATCTCCACATTCCTTCTTCGCAGAACGCCCAGGCTGGACTCACTGACGTTGTGACAGTGATTCACCTTTAGAGACTGCAGTTTAGGGCAGTACTCCGCCACAGtcctacacaaacatacacaaatatacaacagTCAGATCATAAAGCCAGTCAGCCCTATTTTATTAGGAGCATTTCTAtacagggactaaacaagctgGGTGTGCACATTTGCACATTTGCGTCAGTAATGTGTGTTTATTAGAAGGGGTATCCATTAAGGGTGAATAAAAAGGCCCCAAAATAATTcatgataattatttttttcaattgtgATATTCTTGgatatatgacaaaatactgacaaatattttattaatttcaagaaaatGATCAGGATATGTCATCAGATTAGGGAAACATGCAAACTTCAAGCattgtcagcagagctttagccagtattttattactggCTCTGTGCAGTATCTCACAGAAATCTGTTTGGGTGAGACTCTGACTTCACCTGTTACTCATTCCCCAACACTATTTTCACCCCCAAGGTTTCctggtttaaaaacacaacagtggaGCTGCAGCAATAGAAGCTAACAAGCCGGCTGGTTCAGCCAAAATCTAAAAGGCCTTGCCAACTACGGAAAAAGTTATAAAATTcacatgagctggtttataatgCTGCTTGTCATCGCAGAAGTTATTGAACTTGTCTATTGCACTTATTTCTATAGGTTCAGTGTCCTCAGCTTAGCAAGACTTTTtggttttgtataaaataaaaattacttaaTGCTGACTTTAATAtaacaattaccgtattttttgcactataaggcctgcctaattataaggcgcaccatcaataaacgtcttttttctggtctattgtcatacataaggcccactggattatgaggtgcattttaagagacactatatggaacttttaattcagcaggtctcgtcgctgggtggtggtgggtggtagctaactaagttaactaaagctaagtaaacaaaactgtaataaaaaaaagactttcttttaaattcaAACCAGAGAtggatggtaatctacacaggtttctctcctgtatatttgggtaaataaaatgcttccgtttatttatagtaagcttacattaccgaatttctccagcactaatgcttgagctttagcattagcggctaaccgatccagcagtgcttgctgggttagaagcaggctacaggccgataatactgacccctctgaaaggggaaatagtgagcgtggttagcaggtaatgctaatgctactccagcagtgctagccggggttaggagcaggctacaggccgataatactcccctctgaatgctaatgctactccatccCCGAGTGTGTCAGCAATGAGGGGAAACTAACCTAAATGCAAAAAAtctggtgcacacacacacaatcacacacactctcacctgaTGGCCTCGTTGCGCACTCTGAGACACCCAGTCAGGTCGAGCTGCTCCAGGTTCCTGCAGCGCTTGGCGACCTCCTCCACAGCCACATCCGTTATGTTTGCATTTACAGCTACAGATAGTGAGCGCAGTTCAGGCCACTTTCCCACGGCGTAACACACGGCTTCATCCCTCAGCTGCCTGCAGGCGGTGACGTCCAGCGAGCGCAGGTCCGGGCAGTGGTCAGCAAGGCTCCTCATCGCCAGGTTATCCACCCACTCGCAGTGTGCCAGGCACAGGTGCTGCAGGCGCGGGCAGCTCAGAGACACGGCCACCAGCGTGTGACGACTCAGCCGGACGCAACCGCGCAGATCCACGCGCAGCAGCAGCTggttctgaccaatcacaggcagCAGCTCCTTATCAGTGATCCAGTCAGAGCAGCCATGAACAGAGAGGCTGTGGAGGACTTTGTTGTCGCGGAGCATGGAGCAGAAAGCTTCCTTCGGAATACGAGGACCTGTCTGGAGAAGGAGAGAGTGGAAGGTTTATCATCATCATAGTTAAAaggttttattacatttaaagcaacattatttgAGAATGAGTGTCTTTTGCTCATGGCGTCCTCCTAGAGGTGAGGAGTGTAATTGACTTTTACTTCACAGcagtaaataaacatgttttgagATCCACCTCAAGGGCAACTGGTACACATGCATTTGATGaaaagctgagagatacaaaagCAACAGTCTGAAAGGTAgaattatatatacacactacaggGTGTGTAAATACACACAAATTTTGTCTAGTGACTGTAGATTTGGGTTGGCCAGTAGAAACAGACTCTCTGGGCAGTTAAACATGAACCTATAGGCATCAATGGCCTAATGCCACAACCTTTACTAGTTGGGATAAATCGGGAACTAATACTACAGAGTAATGTAACAGGCATTTGTCCAGGAGTACAATAAATGCAATATATGGAAAACGTGCTTGGAAAACTGTTCATTTAtaatttcttccaaaatcaagggtattatgaAATACCTTGGGAgtaggtggaggaatcgaggagaggagaaggaggaatGGAAAAAAAGGAGCAGTAATTGGGGAAATGAGACaactgatcccttttagatatgatgttgactactgatgaactgagccaatcacaatgcttaCTTTTAGCCTACACcaatactgcccagccaatcacagataATGCAAGCAGTCAGCAAATATATGTTCATCCTTTAAACTGTGTTAATCATGGATATTTAAATTCATGCTTATTGCACAGAAAATCCTTAACGAATTTTTCGCAcgataaggcgcacttaaaatactttaattttcccaaaaattatcagtgcgcttattaatccggtgtgccttatgtagtcaggttgtaaggagcagtaaagccactgaagCGTTTTAGTTATGTTCTATTATTtaattctccagcaccaagaaTCGAGgctgtagtattagcattagcctgtagcctgcttttaACCCCgacttgcactgctggagcagcattaacattacctgctaaccgcactaagcactagttagctctttcaatgtttattggtatatatattggactgtagcctttcCGTTTacggtgttaaaacaagctatgtgg
This genomic stretch from Astyanax mexicanus isolate ESR-SI-001 chromosome 15, AstMex3_surface, whole genome shotgun sequence harbors:
- the fbxl15 gene encoding F-box/LRR-repeat protein 15; protein product: MEPKPEDRTAGTRYQLLDLPWEDILVTHVLCYLPLRHLVSLQCVSKTFRSLVQVYLANCRTFDPAQTGPRIPKEAFCSMLRDNKVLHSLSVHGCSDWITDKELLPVIGQNQLLLRVDLRGCVRLSRHTLVAVSLSCPRLQHLCLAHCEWVDNLAMRSLADHCPDLRSLDVTACRQLRDEAVCYAVGKWPELRSLSVAVNANITDVAVEEVAKRCRNLEQLDLTGCLRVRNEAIRTVAEYCPKLQSLKVNHCHNVSESSLGVLRRRNVEIDVEPPLQRALVLLQDVVGFAPFINLQI